A genome region from candidate division WOR-3 bacterium includes the following:
- the rpsH gene encoding 30S ribosomal protein S8, with amino-acid sequence MDPIANFLTRIRNALAARHKEVVVPYSRLKYEIARVLMEEGFISNFRVDGEGVKKQIIVALKYLDDGSSVIRGLEMVSRQSRRVYVGCEEVPKVMGGLGIAILSTPLGIITDREARRRRVGGEVICKVW; translated from the coding sequence TTGGACCCGATTGCCAATTTTCTCACCCGCATCCGCAACGCACTTGCTGCCCGGCATAAAGAGGTTGTCGTTCCCTACAGTCGGCTGAAATACGAAATCGCCCGGGTGTTGATGGAGGAAGGGTTTATCAGTAACTTTCGGGTTGACGGTGAGGGTGTAAAAAAACAGATTATCGTTGCCCTTAAATACCTTGACGATGGGAGTTCGGTTATTAGGGGGCTGGAGATGGTTTCCAGGCAGAGCCGGCGGGTTTATGTTGGCTGTGAGGAAGTGCCCAAGGTGATGGGGGGGCTAGGCATTGCTATTCTTTCCACCCCCCTTGGAATCATCACCGACCGTGAGGCAAGAAGGCGCCGGGTTGGCGGCGAAGTCATCTGCAAGGTGTGGTAG
- a CDS encoding type Z 30S ribosomal protein S14, giving the protein MARRCLIVKSQREPKFKVRKHNRCQICFRARAYYRKFGLCRLCFRELALRGEIPGVRKATW; this is encoded by the coding sequence ATGGCAAGAAGATGTTTGATTGTGAAATCTCAGCGAGAGCCGAAGTTCAAAGTTCGCAAGCACAATCGCTGTCAGATTTGCTTTCGCGCCCGAGCTTACTATCGCAAGTTCGGGCTTTGCCGACTCTGCTTTCGCGAACTGGCACTGCGGGGGGAAATCCCCGGAGTGCGTAAGGCAACCTGGTAG
- the rplE gene encoding 50S ribosomal protein L5, whose product MSARLKEHYLNKVVPTLIKRFGYKNRHQVPKLVKVVINVTTKEAVQDSKVLDLMAEDLALITGQKPVRTYAKRAISAFRIRAGMPLGIKVTLRGERMYEFIDRFFNLAAPKIRDFRGFPTDAFDGRGGYSLGLSEQVIFPEIEVAKVKKIFGMTITFQTTAKHDDEARALLEELGMPFAKRK is encoded by the coding sequence ATGAGTGCAAGGCTTAAAGAACATTATCTAAACAAGGTGGTTCCAACCCTGATTAAACGTTTCGGGTACAAGAACAGGCACCAGGTACCGAAACTTGTGAAGGTGGTGATTAATGTGACCACGAAAGAGGCGGTGCAGGACTCTAAGGTCTTGGATTTGATGGCAGAGGATTTGGCGTTGATCACCGGACAGAAGCCGGTCCGTACCTATGCAAAACGGGCAATTTCGGCATTCCGCATCCGTGCAGGAATGCCATTGGGTATTAAGGTGACGCTCAGGGGTGAGCGGATGTATGAGTTTATCGACCGGTTTTTCAATTTGGCAGCCCCCAAGATTCGTGACTTTCGGGGTTTCCCGACCGATGCCTTTGATGGCAGGGGGGGGTACAGTTTAGGTTTGAGTGAGCAGGTAATCTTTCCGGAGATTGAGGTTGCAAAAGTGAAGAAGATATTTGGAATGACGATAACCTTTCAGACCACAGCAAAGCATGATGATGAGGCACGGGCATTGCTTGAAGAACTGGGCATGCCCTTTGCAAAGAGGAAGTAA
- the rplX gene encoding 50S ribosomal protein L24 has translation MNLRKGDVVEVITGEEKGRRGKILRIEWDKKRERYRAIVEGLNLAKKHQRARGPDKPGGIVDLPNPIDVSNLVLICPKCGKGAKVRREEHEGRRVRVCKQCEEIIDV, from the coding sequence ATGAACTTACGTAAGGGTGATGTTGTGGAAGTAATTACGGGTGAGGAGAAAGGTCGGCGGGGTAAGATTCTGCGGATAGAGTGGGATAAGAAGAGGGAGCGGTATCGCGCGATAGTAGAAGGATTAAACCTGGCTAAGAAGCATCAGCGGGCAAGGGGTCCGGATAAGCCAGGTGGCATCGTTGACCTGCCCAACCCAATTGATGTGTCTAACCTTGTACTCATCTGCCCCAAATGCGGCAAAGGGGCAAAGGTGCGGCGGGAGGAGCATGAGGGCAGGCGGGTGCGGGTTTGTAAACAGTGCGAGGAAATCATTGATGTATGA
- the rplN gene encoding 50S ribosomal protein L14, with protein MIQEYSRLTVADNSGAREAMVIKIYGGSKRKFGWLGDTVLVTIKDALPNGPIKPGDKSKAVVIRTRKEWRRQDGTYIRFDDNACVLIDDKGEPKGTRVFGPVARELRERQFTKIISLATEVV; from the coding sequence ATGATCCAAGAGTATAGCCGGCTTACCGTTGCGGACAATTCTGGTGCTCGGGAGGCAATGGTGATAAAAATCTACGGTGGTTCCAAGCGCAAGTTCGGCTGGCTGGGGGATACCGTGTTGGTGACAATCAAGGATGCCTTGCCGAACGGACCGATTAAACCTGGTGATAAATCCAAGGCGGTAGTTATCAGAACGCGAAAGGAGTGGCGCCGTCAGGATGGAACCTATATCCGTTTTGATGACAATGCCTGTGTGTTGATTGATGATAAGGGTGAACCCAAGGGAACACGGGTTTTTGGACCGGTGGCGAGGGAATTGCGGGAACGGCAATTTACTAAAATTATCTCATTGGCAACTGAGGTGGTTTAG
- the rplP gene encoding 50S ribosomal protein L16, whose product MLMPKRVKYRKAMRGRMKGKATSANRIDFGEFGLIALEPSWITARQIEAARLCLTKFLKRTGKLWIRIFPDKPVTKKPAESRMGKGKGTPEEWVCVVKPGRVLFELGGLPRAEAVAALTLAASKMPCKTRLVEREEFTYEGF is encoded by the coding sequence ATGTTGATGCCCAAGCGTGTGAAGTATCGGAAGGCGATGCGAGGGAGAATGAAGGGGAAGGCAACAAGCGCAAACCGGATAGATTTTGGTGAGTTTGGTCTTATTGCCCTCGAGCCATCCTGGATAACCGCCCGGCAGATTGAGGCGGCAAGGCTCTGCCTGACAAAGTTTCTCAAAAGGACAGGAAAGCTGTGGATTAGAATCTTTCCGGACAAGCCGGTTACAAAAAAGCCGGCAGAGTCAAGGATGGGAAAGGGCAAAGGTACACCCGAGGAATGGGTTTGCGTGGTCAAACCTGGACGAGTTCTATTTGAACTTGGTGGGTTACCTCGAGCTGAGGCGGTGGCTGCGCTAACTCTTGCGGCGAGTAAGATGCCCTGTAAGACAAGGCTTGTTGAGCGGGAGGAGTTCACCTATGAAGGCTTCTGA
- the rpsQ gene encoding 30S ribosomal protein S17: MQKTVVVETERLEQHPKYKKYIRRRTKLYAHDEKAECQEGDRVLLMETRPLSKLKRWRVVKKL; the protein is encoded by the coding sequence ATGCAGAAAACGGTGGTTGTTGAGACGGAAAGGCTGGAGCAGCATCCAAAATACAAAAAGTATATCCGGCGCAGAACAAAACTGTACGCCCATGACGAAAAGGCAGAATGTCAGGAAGGGGATAGGGTACTTTTGATGGAGACAAGGCCTTTGTCAAAACTGAAACGCTGGCGGGTGGTGAAGAAGTTATGA
- the rpmC gene encoding 50S ribosomal protein L29 — MKASELRELGKEEIQRRLAEARDELLKLRLRRAGEELPNPLRLRVLRRDIARMLTVLREMELKESGGK, encoded by the coding sequence ATGAAGGCTTCTGAGTTGCGGGAACTGGGAAAAGAGGAGATACAGCGCCGGCTGGCTGAGGCACGGGATGAATTGCTGAAACTTAGGCTGCGCCGGGCAGGCGAAGAATTGCCTAATCCATTGCGTTTGCGGGTATTGCGACGAGATATCGCCCGGATGTTGACCGTGCTTAGAGAGATGGAGTTAAAGGAAAGCGGAGGTAAATAA